The following DNA comes from Cucumis sativus cultivar 9930 chromosome 7, Cucumber_9930_V3, whole genome shotgun sequence.
TGCAATGAAATGATCCTCCCGCCCATAGGCTGTAACCAACTGGAAAGATGATTTACAAAAAGTTCACTAACTACAAATATCCATTTGGGTCTGCTtagttaaagaaatatattttgtctATGAGTCAATTTTATCTTCTCAACTCATGTTGGCTATACCTTTCTACTTTTTATCACTTTCTTCTCAAGCTCAGCTTTGGCACGGGACTGTCTTCTCCTCAAGATACCATGATACTGCTTTGCGTTTACATAAACAGGctcttcttccatttcaagGGGTAAAGGCATCCTAGCATGGTGAAGTCCATAAATACGAGGTAACTGCAGGAAAAGGAAGTATAATCATAATTCTTGAACGGTCAAACAGCAAGAAGGGTTTGTAGACTGTAGGTACAAAAGGATGCTCCATTTTTTGTGTTCTTGTTTGTTAAAATTCGAAGGAATTGCTAGGTGGCATGTTTCTTTTCAAAGAGAACTGTACATAAAAAAGGAAGCACGACAAGGACCGAGGGACATGTTTACCCTCTATTCATacagaatttttttaaaccatATATCACAATAAATGGATAAAGCACAAATTATCATTTCAAAAGTCATGATTTAAACCCCATCCTTGcaattgataaattaattaaaaccgACGATAATGTGATTCAGTATAATGAATAACATCtttaacaaaaacagaaaatgtgAAGCATACCGTTGCTTGTGGTCCATAAGAAGTCAGCATTTGACAATATTGTGCATCTGAAAAAGGATATGATGTCAAAACCTGCAAATGGAGATACTTGAAGTCCTTTTTATATCCAGTTAAGAGGGAAGCAATGCCAAAAAGTCAAACATCTATTTTCTTAGGAAAGAAATGTATTCAATATTCCTGgcacataaataaaaaactacaCAAACTACTCATGTTTATTTCTTCGTATACATTTGTTTTCAGAGGGACAGACAATTCTTACAATTGAGTGGCCAACAAGTTCCATCTGGGAATTTAGGTCAAGGTGTTCACCCACCGGTGGGGATGTAGAAAACGGAATATACTTGAGATGCTGGACTTCTTTCCCAATATTTTCATCTGAACCAAGAAGTGTTTCAACATATCACTTAAATTGCCCATTCATAGACAATCATAGACaaatatactaaattaataataaagcaTATCCATTACATAGACATTTACTTTACAGAAAGAGCATATTAATACCATTTGCTTGTGGCTGCGTTGCTCCACTGGCAACGGTAACATTCAGGTATTCTGCAGAAGATGTTTTGGCAGCATCTTCACCTGCAATGGTATTGTTCCCAACTCCATGCCACCAAGGCTCAGAGAATTTAGTCGATTGAAGCAAATACTTCGCCCCATCAGCTACTTGTTGGTCTACATTTTCTGGTTCCGATGGCATCATTCAAAACCTATCATGTCACCGTAAATGGGAGAAAATTAAAcccaaaaggaaaacaaattaattcacTTCAACTTATATCACACACTACACAACAGCATCAGGAGATTTTCAACTAATCTATTCCACTAAGTTCCATGATATGTTCGGCTCCTCCATTTAaaaaagggagagaaaaacCCAAGCCTCCTTCAAGAGCTAAGACCAGACTTAGGAGACATCAAGTGCTTTCACTTATTAAGCTCGTCGAATGTTTCGAACACACAACCTTAAGTAGGTTACAAGAATACCCAGTTCAAATCCTAATGAACCTGAAATACTTAGCACCACCAAATCATTGAAATAGCTCCAGCATGCCAGATGGaagattatttaatattgaCAAAAACTTCTCAGCGATCCATACAACTGACCATACATTACAGGGGATTCTAAATAACATAAGAAGAGATACTAAACTATGTCAAGAAAACAGCATAGTAAATACACCAGATATTCGTTACAAACTCCATCTAATCAGTTTCCATTTACTCTATACAAACTTCAACCTCTGCAAACTCCATAGATCCAAAACAGAGGCTCTGTAAAGGTCTATCTCCAGTTGCCGAAAAGCATGCagcaaacaaacaagaaaataagaaataaaaagaaaaaagaagtaaaaacaGCAGATTCATAATTCCCAACACAACAAGACGACAACCTCTTCGACTCGACGATTTCAATTTCAGAATCACTTTCACAATCGAATTTCGGTAACACTCTGTTCTTCTCATtcataaactcaaaatttcaacagTATTCCTCCTTATACtttatcattttatcaatactagataaaaagaaatacaagcACAAATATCTGAAGTGAAATGGAGGCTTGATGAAAGCAAACTCCGATCAAAATTCCGATAGTAAGCAGTGAAACCAAAGACAAGCGAGAGGAGGAGAAAAACTTACAAGTGTTGTGTGATTATGAAGCCGACGATCGAACCCTAGAGAGGTTTAGTTTGAAGGTCGCTTTGGACTTCTAGCTCAGTTCCattactctctctctctctctctctctccctttctctttctctctgcAGTGCCAGTGGAAGATGACAGAGagatgtaaattaaaaatggagaAGACGAAAATTAAGTGGAAAATAGCATTTCAGTCCCTAAAACTTTGGGATCTTTAGGACACTCCCaatcttatttaaattttgattataatcatttatatttcaatttagtttgaaaaggaatagttcttttttatactaaaataaaattttaattcaaaatttaaacattaaaaatgtgTCTTCTGTGTTTATAAGTTTATGGTAGtttagcatttttttaaaaaaataaactttaaatatgGTATTCCTTTTTATGATAAGTAGTCTAGAATTAGGGTTAaactattgttattatatctATGTAAATGGATGTTTTAGAAATGTTAAATTCTAAGCTTGGAAGGATGGTTATAGGGTTAAAAATGGAATAATTATATATCCAATAGAAATTTAgcttttgtatttgaaaattgaattaaaaagatataaaatagattaattaGGAGATGTAGATTTAAgaaagtaaatataaaattagtgTAATAAAAGAGTGTAGAATTAATGATTGAATGAGGTAAAGGACACAAGTTGTAATCCAATTGTGTCTCCCTTTAAGGAAGAAAGGTATAAAGATATTGCTGCTGACCTGACTCTTTTAACccttcttatttcttttacacattctcaattaattatacatatttatatatacaaataagtGGACTTTGGAATCAATTGctaaaacacacacacacacacacacacaccccttccctttccattcttttcattcttattttacaattttgtcccattctttccttttcctttatcCTTTATCCATCCACTCATacaattctttattatttttgtgatGACATATGAATTAATCTATATGATCCCCAATTTCATATATTAGGTAATTAGGTATAACACTATACTTAGTTGGTCCAATTACATGAAGACTAAACtccaaactaaattttatcaatgttgttttttttagaacttaTCATAAgtatataagtttttttttttaaattgtagtTTTAAGACTCGCACTTATCAGAAgtgttattataaattaattattttagagtTGAGTCTTATAAGATCCATGTTGTcgtatgtttttcttttatatcttttaatttttttttgttacttgCGGTTTGGATATGAAGAAGCATTTGAAGAGTTGaggatattttgtttattataaaacaatattttcaaattagaatgacaatttcttttaactttttcttagaCATACATATTATTGGTGAGTTGAGTGGTGACTATGTTTCttgatttgttaattttgatatCTAATCTCTTAAACGTTtgattttaatgtttattgatattattttattaatatttcttagtcataaaaaatataatatataactttttgattaaaagaaaaacaatttctttgtttaaagTACCAAGCCATTATGTCAAATATAGTCGTACAAAAATCTACACATCAACACATGTACCTAAGTTGAATTTGTTTGtgtgtatttatattatttacaattttgttcATTGCATTAACTTACCCTAAATACATAGTTActctatattttgaattgttctACCTTTTCTTATTGGCGTAGTTAACTTTcggtttttcttattttctttatttatcgATTCCACAACAATCAACGGTaaaacatttactaaatttattcatctttgaaataatgaaaaccATCTGAGTAACAcacatttgaatttgaatttgtgtccaaaatcaaacatattttaacAGCCAAACCAAAAGACAAACGTACACATGATAAAGAgagtaaaattattaattatattatatgatcaTGCCATGCCATGCCATTGCCAAGCTCACTGGCCTGCAGCAAAGGCTTGAATTGGAAAAGTTTTGGTAACCCCAGCGAGGCTTTTGAAATGAATCTTTCCTGTGGAAGGATCCTCAATGGAGATATCATTAACAGGTGGCCATAGCAGAAACTCCTTAGCCTTAACCCCCTTAAGCTTCTTAATCCTTTTATTCAAAATGAAGCCAGTAATCTCTGTGTCATAACTCACCAACTTACTCACCATTTTGAACTCATGCTCCACTTTTTTCCTTTGCACAATCCATACATAACCAGTCTCCTTCACGTACCCAACTTCCACCACGTCGGCCAAAGGGAGTAGCCCCTCCGGCAGCTCAAACTCCTTCAAAAGGGCAACTGCCAGTTCAAGCCCTTCCTCCTGCCCCTTTTTCACTATCCCACCTGCTTTTGGATCCGCCATTATACTCTAATGCTTTTTAAGCCGTGTGTTAATTTGAGCCTTCTgtattgaagaagaaattaattaagactGGATGGAGTGTGCTTTTATAACTAAAAGCAATAGAAAAAGTTAGAATCTTTTTGTTATGATGAAATCTAGGTGGCCTTACTTCGTTTTTACCGTCTATACAATAGcacaacaaaattataaattgacGCTTGCTTAATGAGATTTCGTTGTTTACTATACGTGAAGGGGTATTTTGATTTAAACATTGtataattgttaaaatatatatattaaaaatggttttgtcTTGGCACATAAGATCTCCAAATGTCTACAAGTTCATAGACTTTTGGAATGGGTTAccaatatcaaacaaaattggtGAATTGAGTAGTTTTTAATGGATGTGGATCAAATAAAGAAAGTGTTAGTGTGTGTTggacaattataattataaaaatggcaaattaatagatatttgagttttcttaaGCAAAGGGTAGTTAGGTCATTTTCTCCATGGTAAGTGGCTACAAACTGACCAATGCCAAAGGCTTAACCAAAAGGCGACCAATGGTAATGGAAGCTTTTCGACATTCCCAACTTTGATAtttcaaactatattttaaaattaaattaaataagtttcttgaattttaattctatatttttttttgttctttaattttaattatttatttttttaaaattctaaatttaattcctcaaagattaatttttactCTAAAACTAAACATGGAATAAACTTTTAGATataagaatcaaaatattcttttagaaaaataaactttttagttttcaagttTATTTGTGGAGAATATGTATGTTTTGAGTCTATGCATTTTTTGAACCAAAGTTTATAGGAATAGATTCGGTTaatcttctaattttttaaaaaattaatttataagtctataaacaaaacaatgaatttaaaaagtctCTTAAatggttttatatttttatttaaatgattatagaacattttaaattagaataataatttctaatctctagaaaaattattttaaatatcatataaatattttaaaacaaaatcaaacaaaaattaatgtttaaatccatgtaaaataaaatgaaatgaacaTTTTCGTCGGCTCCTTATAATTCAAAAGGTAgatttctatattattttatagaatttttcaaaaattaacaaattatttaccctttgtataacaaaatttattagaatgaatttttgtactggtataaatattttatccaatttttatgccttttacaatttttctattactttttttagttatgttgaagtaaaataataattattggaAAATGTGAGACGTTGACAGCTGTACGGTACAACTGAATGGCTCTACGTGTCACAATAGAAAAGGTGTAAGGTCCACCTCCGACAACGACACGTCAACTCCATTTCAAAAGCCCTAACGGGAAACTGACGGAACCGTACTGAGCCGTTAGGGAATCGTCATGAAGACGTTTATGCTGTCAAATGCATGAATGCCACGTAATAAAAGTTGGTGCCTGAGATGATGCAACGTTTCTTGAAATTAATGGATGAAGTAAAGGTGGCGGTTTGCATTATGCATGGAAGTCTGAACTCCGATTtgtattgaaaagaaatggaaaatagtAAACtattatacaaatttttgaattggtcgactatttttttcttttataaaaaatcaaatgtcaatatgatatgatataatacttattttttaaactttaacttGTGGAGTAGAATTTTGTTATCAAATTTTGTGAATTCTAAGTTGaaagctatatatatagtatataaaaaACTGGGTGTTAAATGGTTTAACATTGGTTAATAGCATATGTCTTAAAGCACACTTTAGATTTCGATTTGGGCGTTGTCTtggttttattctttttagtaCAACGAAATCGAGGTAGAAGCATAGGTGGATTTATCATAGATCTAAAGAGTACTCGAACTCCCCCacaattatatgttttatatatatgtgacaTAATATTGGCACTCATCAATTACTCATAGTAAATTTGACTCTTAACCACCTCTTTAGGCctaggttaattttttttttcatattatttttgttgttttgtgaAGCCCTTCGTCAACAAATTTCTTGAATTCGTCAATGGAATGGAAGAttatgttaattataattaagctAAGTTCACTTTGACATCTCATCTTACCAATTACggttattcaataaaaatttgtcATGTGACTCCATATCATTGTACTTTGtctattctatatatatttgaactaTTGTTCAACTATTTTAGCTGATTCGAGTGCTATTTAACACGAAGATTTCAATCGAgataatcaacaaaataaaactaatccATGAATTAAATCAATCTATTCCAAAATGTGTCAACTTTATCTTTGTCTAACtttgttaataaaatgataatttagtGACAACCAACGTTTTGTTAACAAATTCTAGCCAACTATTTCATTGAAatgtctaataaatttttaataaatgtcaacaatttaaaaatgatacgaaaaaatttgaaactagaTTGATAATAAATTGATGTAATAGTGCCCCTTTAACgtataatgatttaaaaactatttgacATAATTggtttttcaatattttttttgtttagtagTCTAGAACAGAATTAATTCAACTTGCAATTGAAATCTCAACAATTCTCCAGTATTATATTTCGAGGTGATCTATTTACATACACAAATCTCGGTTAATAAATATGGTTTTCAGCTGTATTTAAAGGTTTATTTACACCAAATTTTGATTAGTACTTAGAAAGATCAATCCATGTGACAGAAGTAAAAGAGTTGTGTTGAAATATGTTAAAGAATTCGAATCCTACCTGTTTAcacattaaaaacaaatagaaagagACAAAAAACCCtcttatcaaataaaattggaaaactGGATGTGAAATTCTAACATCCACCAACCCACCAACCAGACAATTTGACATTTCCTTGTCAAGTTTCCGTTTTATATAACGCAATTATAATCGGTCTAAGTTGATTGGAGGAAGCCAATTAAGATCCATATAATAACCCCCAGGGGGGGATCCACCCGAGACGAGGAATCTCTAATTAGacgaagaagaggaggagTTGGAAGAATTCCTATTGACTAAACGGGGTGTAGAATATTCCCCTAACcttaatcaataaatataacaCACATACTTATATAATAATGAGTTATTGTGTGCAGCATGTATTATGTATgcatacacacacaaaaacCATAACTTCTGCAATTAactctttcaattttcttttcatactaTTGTACATTTTTAAAGTATACACGTCTTATTCTTAAGATGGTAGTTAAAGATGGACTGTGATATtactgtatttaaattttaacttctaGAAACTATgagattaaatattttgattttatttttcatacatAAACGTTATATTGCATTGGTTGCAATTATACTAttactttcaaaattagaaattaagacttcaaatttatcaaaatcttaaaattgagaaattgaaCTCTTAATTATGTaaactatattaatttataagttttaaggatttaatttgtaaactatattaatttataagttttaagGATTTAAGTGATGAATTTAACTTTTACAA
Coding sequences within:
- the LOC101207072 gene encoding nuclear transcription factor Y subunit A-9 isoform X2; protein product: MMPSEPENVDQQVADGAKYLLQSTKFSEPWWHGVGNNTIAGEDAAKTSSAEYLNVTVASGATQPQANDENIGKEVQHLKYIPFSTSPPVGEHLDLNSQMELVGHSIVLTSYPFSDAQYCQMLTSYGPQATLPRIYGLHHARMPLPLEMEEEPVYVNAKQYHGILRRRQSRAKAELEKKVIKSRKLVTAYGREDHFIALYNYY
- the LOC101207072 gene encoding nuclear transcription factor Y subunit A-4 isoform X1; this translates as MMPSEPENVDQQVADGAKYLLQSTKFSEPWWHGVGNNTIAGEDAAKTSSAEYLNVTVASGATQPQANDENIGKEVQHLKYIPFSTSPPVGEHLDLNSQMELVGHSIVLTSYPFSDAQYCQMLTSYGPQATLPRIYGLHHARMPLPLEMEEEPVYVNAKQYHGILRRRQSRAKAELEKKVIKSRKPYLHESRHLHAMRRARGSGGRFLNTKKPNNVMSNTNREEDIDSVANHSTKPVSEAVSKYMVTNEKGIKNTLDEQSREFMTQNMQITHAFFNGKSNVHGLSTYSSQLGDVEGGHLDQPHESMQVNGAPQRAIPIK
- the LOC101210896 gene encoding uncharacterized protein LOC101210896 codes for the protein MADPKAGGIVKKGQEEGLELAVALLKEFELPEGLLPLADVVEVGYVKETGYVWIVQRKKVEHEFKMVSKLVSYDTEITGFILNKRIKKLKGVKAKEFLLWPPVNDISIEDPSTGKIHFKSLAGVTKTFPIQAFAAGQ